The proteins below come from a single Ictidomys tridecemlineatus isolate mIctTri1 chromosome 8, mIctTri1.hap1, whole genome shotgun sequence genomic window:
- the LOC101968675 gene encoding histone H2A type 1-H, which translates to MRSSRVRDLQKRTIWFKGPRRFVLLRKPGCRNEGGKAKTRSSRAGLQFPVGRVHRLLRKGNYAERVGAGAPVYLAAVLEYLTAEILELAGNAARDNKTRIIPRHLQLAIRNDDLTKLWGRVTIAQGGVLPNKTESHHKVKLKVGVITR; encoded by the exons ATGAGGAGTAGCAGAG TTCGCGACCTGCAAAAGCGC ACTATCTGGTTTAAGGGACCTAGGCGGTTTGTCTTATTGAGAAAACCTGGATGCAGAAACGAGGGCGGCAAGGCCAAGACGCGCTCCTCCCGCGCCGGCCTGCAGTTCCCGGTAGGGCGAGTCCACCGCCTTCTGCGCAAGGGCAACTATGCCGAGCGGGTCGGGGCCGGCGCGCCCGTCTACCTGGCGGCGGTGCTCGAGTACCTGACGGCCGAGATCCTGGAGCTGGCTGGCAACGCGGCCCGCGACAACAAGACGCGCATCATCCCGCGCCACCTGCAGCTGGCCATCCGCAACGACGATCTCACTAAGCTCTGGGGTCGTGTGACTATCGCGCAAGGCGGTGTCCTGCCCAATAAGACCGAGAGCCACCACAAGGTCAAGTTGAAAGTTGGAGTGATAACTCGCTAG
- the H1-5 gene encoding histone H1.5 has translation MSETAPAETAAQAPVEKSPAKKKTPKKAAGAGAAKRKATGPPVSELITKAVAASKERNGLSLAALKKALAAGGYDVEKNNSRIKLGLKSLVSKGTLVQTKGTGASGSFKLNKKAASGEAKPKAKKAGAAKAKKPAGATPKKPKKAAGAKKAVKKTPKKAKKPAAAGVKKVAKSPKKAKAAAKPKKAAKSPAKPKAVKSKAAKPKVSKPKAAKPKTAKAKKAASKKK, from the coding sequence ATGTCGGAAACGGCTCCTGCTGAGACCGCCGCCCAGGCGCCAGTGGAGAAGTCCCCTGCCAAGAAGAAGACCCCCAAGAAGGCTGCGGGGGCTGGCGCGGCGAAGCGCAAGGCGACAGGGCCCCCTGTCTCAGAGCTGATCACCAAGGCTGTGGCCGCCTCTAAGGAGCGAAATGGCCTGTCCCTGGCCGCGCTCAAGAAGGCGCTGGCAGCTGGTGGCTACGACGTGGAGAAGAACAACAGCCGCATCAAGCTGGGCCTCAAGAGCCTGGTGAGCAAGGGCACCCTGGTGCAGACTAAGGGCACCGGCGCCTCCGGCTCCTTCAAGCTCAACAAGAAGGCGGCCTCCGGGGAAGCCAAGCCCAAGGCCAAGAAGGCAGGAGCGGCCAAGGCTAAGAAGCCCGCGGGGGCCACGCCGAAGAAGCCCAAGAAGGCTGCTGGAGCCAAGAAAGCAGTCAAGAAGACCCCGAAGAAAGCCAAGAAGCCTGCGGCGGCCGGTGTGAAAAAAGTGGCCAAGAGCCCTAAGAAGGCCAAGGCTGCTGCGAAGCCTAAAAAAGCAGCCAAGAGCCCGGCTAAGCCCAAAGCGGTTAAGTCCAAGGCAGCCAAACCCAAGGTCTCCAAGCCCAAGGCAGCCAAGCCCAAAACGGCCAAGGCCAAGAAGGCGGCTTCTAAGAAGAAGTAG